From Phenylobacterium immobile (ATCC 35973), a single genomic window includes:
- a CDS encoding DUF1192 domain-containing protein, producing the protein MDEPADVRFGRGQRLAEAMREDLDLYAVEELKERREVLQAEIARVEAQIVRKQSGRAAADALFSKPAG; encoded by the coding sequence ATGGATGAACCGGCGGATGTGCGTTTCGGCCGCGGCCAGCGACTGGCCGAGGCCATGCGTGAAGATCTCGATCTCTATGCCGTGGAGGAGCTGAAGGAACGCCGCGAGGTCCTGCAGGCCGAGATCGCCCGGGTCGAGGCGCAGATCGTACGCAAACAATCAGGGCGCGCCGCGGCCGACGCTCTGTTCTCGAAACCGGCGGGCTGA
- the rpmE gene encoding 50S ribosomal protein L31, protein MKQDIHPDYHFINVVMTDGTTYQTRSTYQAEGATLNLDIDPKTHPAWTGGNQQLLDRGGRVSRFNAKFGAFTRK, encoded by the coding sequence ATGAAACAAGACATCCACCCGGACTACCACTTCATCAATGTGGTGATGACCGACGGCACGACCTATCAGACGCGCTCGACCTATCAGGCCGAAGGCGCGACCCTGAACCTGGACATCGATCCGAAGACGCACCCGGCGTGGACCGGCGGCAACCAGCAGCTGCTGGACCGTGGCGGCCGCGTTTCGCGCTTCAACGCCAAGTTCGGCGCCTTCACCCGCAAGTAA
- a CDS encoding ABC transporter transmembrane domain-containing protein, which translates to MSEPAQGAPAEVEAAEGRVGAGQSLSQSLKTAAAHREKSRNVRALTRLIPYARRHSTDAGLAFVFLLVTTAATLGLSGAARLLVNHLTAQGPTAASVGPWFALLGAVTLALALGSGLRYFFVTKLGERVVADLRKDAYGRILTLDPAFFIATRTGEVLSRLTTDIQIVESLLATSVSVALRNTLMFVGALALLVIVSPSLTGLVVLIFPVVIVPLFVFGKRVRQLTTATQDQFAAAVGLAGESLDALETVQAFGREGAAAERFGRAVEQSFATSLSRMRARALMTTLVIALVFGAVLLTFWLAVRAGLRGEMTWGALVQFALLAVTAGSSVGALGEVWGDVQKAAGAMERIGDLLDARPTIAKPAHPVPLPQPGRGEIAFENVAFAYPSRPDRLALDGFRLNVRPGETVALVGPSGSGKSTVFRLLLRFYDPTSGAVRVDGVDLRDADPAEVRARMALVAQDAALFSGSAAENVAFGRTDAAPDDIRAAIRAAQAEGFLDALPQGLDTSVGERARSLSGGQRQRLAIARALVRKAPILLLDEATSALDAENERLVQTALDAAMAGRTTLVIAHRLATVLKADRIVVMDEGRVVEEGPHAELVAKGGLYARLAALQFDSD; encoded by the coding sequence ATGAGCGAGCCGGCGCAAGGCGCCCCCGCCGAAGTCGAGGCCGCCGAAGGCCGTGTGGGGGCAGGCCAGTCCCTGTCCCAGAGCCTGAAGACCGCCGCCGCCCATCGTGAAAAGAGCCGCAACGTCCGCGCGCTGACCCGCCTGATCCCTTACGCCCGCCGCCATTCGACGGACGCAGGCCTGGCCTTCGTCTTCCTGCTGGTCACCACGGCCGCCACGCTCGGCCTGTCCGGCGCGGCGCGGCTGCTGGTCAACCACCTGACCGCTCAGGGCCCCACGGCCGCGTCCGTCGGCCCTTGGTTCGCCCTGCTGGGCGCAGTCACCCTGGCCTTGGCGCTGGGCAGCGGCCTTCGCTACTTCTTCGTCACCAAGCTGGGCGAGCGCGTGGTCGCCGACCTGCGTAAGGACGCCTACGGGCGCATCCTGACGCTGGACCCCGCCTTCTTCATCGCCACCCGCACCGGCGAGGTGCTGTCCAGGCTCACCACCGATATCCAGATTGTCGAGAGCCTGCTGGCGACCTCCGTCTCCGTCGCGCTGCGCAACACCTTGATGTTCGTCGGCGCGCTCGCGCTCCTGGTGATCGTCAGCCCGTCGTTGACCGGCCTGGTCGTGTTGATCTTCCCGGTGGTGATCGTGCCCCTGTTCGTCTTCGGCAAGCGGGTGCGCCAGCTCACCACCGCCACGCAGGACCAGTTCGCCGCCGCGGTCGGCCTTGCCGGCGAGAGCCTTGACGCGCTTGAGACCGTGCAGGCCTTCGGTCGCGAGGGCGCGGCGGCCGAACGCTTCGGGCGGGCGGTGGAGCAGTCCTTCGCGACATCCCTGTCCCGGATGCGCGCTCGCGCTCTCATGACCACTCTGGTCATCGCCCTGGTGTTCGGCGCGGTGCTGCTGACCTTCTGGCTGGCGGTCCGCGCGGGCCTGCGCGGCGAGATGACCTGGGGGGCGCTTGTCCAGTTCGCCCTGCTGGCCGTGACCGCGGGCAGCTCGGTCGGCGCGCTCGGCGAAGTCTGGGGTGATGTCCAGAAGGCCGCCGGCGCCATGGAGCGGATCGGCGACCTGCTGGACGCGCGGCCCACCATCGCCAAGCCGGCCCATCCCGTGCCGCTGCCGCAGCCTGGCCGTGGCGAGATCGCCTTCGAGAACGTCGCCTTCGCCTATCCCTCGCGCCCCGACCGGCTCGCGCTGGACGGCTTTCGTCTGAATGTGCGTCCTGGCGAGACCGTGGCCCTTGTCGGCCCCTCGGGCTCGGGCAAGAGCACGGTCTTCCGCCTGCTGCTGCGCTTCTACGATCCCACCTCCGGCGCGGTGCGCGTGGACGGTGTCGATCTGCGCGACGCCGATCCGGCCGAGGTTCGCGCCCGCATGGCGCTGGTCGCTCAGGACGCAGCGCTGTTTTCCGGCTCGGCGGCGGAGAACGTCGCCTTCGGCCGCACCGATGCCGCGCCCGATGACATCCGCGCGGCCATCCGCGCCGCCCAGGCCGAGGGCTTCCTCGACGCCTTGCCGCAGGGCCTGGACACCTCCGTCGGCGAACGCGCCCGCAGCCTCTCCGGCGGCCAGCGCCAACGCCTCGCGATCGCCCGGGCCCTGGTCCGCAAGGCGCCGATCCTCCTGCTGGACGAGGCGACCAGCGCGCTCGACGCCGAGAACGAGCGGCTGGTCCAGACCGCGCTCGACGCCGCCATGGCTGGCCGCACCACCCTGGTCATCGCCCACCGCCTGGCGACCGTGCTGAAGGCCGACCGGATCGTGGTGATGGACGAAGGCCGCGTGGTCGAGGAAGGTCCGCACGCCGAACTCGTGGCCAAAGGCGGTCTCTATGCGAGACTGGCGGCGCTGCAGTTCGACAGCGACTGA
- a CDS encoding ligase-associated DNA damage response exonuclease: MRQPDFTTGACDLIRPQDLLCPKPEGLYCPPGDFYIDPVQPVARAVITHGHSDHARAGHGAVLATAETLDIMAERYGAAFAEGRQAAAYGEAVMRDCVEVSLAPAGHVLGSAQAVVRWKGLTMVVSGDYKRRRDPTCPAFEPVPCDVFITEATFGLPVFRHPDDAGEIARLLRSVAQFPERTHMIGAYALGKAQRIIRLLREAGWERTIYVHGALERLNALYERHGVELGPLAPATIDKAAGKAGFAGEIVIAPPSALADRWSRRFPEPVAAFASGWMQVRARARQRGVELPLVISDHADWDELTATVDELRPGELWITHGREEALARWAELHGVTARALALVGYEEEDED; this comes from the coding sequence TCCGTCCCCAGGACCTGCTTTGTCCGAAGCCGGAGGGTCTCTATTGCCCGCCGGGCGATTTCTACATCGACCCGGTGCAGCCAGTGGCCCGCGCCGTCATCACCCACGGACATTCCGACCATGCGCGCGCCGGACACGGCGCGGTCCTGGCGACGGCGGAGACCCTGGACATCATGGCTGAGCGCTATGGCGCAGCCTTCGCCGAGGGTCGCCAGGCTGCGGCCTATGGCGAAGCCGTGATGCGCGACTGCGTCGAGGTGAGCCTGGCGCCGGCTGGGCATGTGCTGGGTTCGGCCCAGGCCGTCGTGCGGTGGAAGGGCCTCACCATGGTGGTCAGCGGCGACTACAAGCGCCGTCGCGACCCGACCTGCCCGGCCTTCGAGCCTGTGCCCTGCGACGTCTTCATCACCGAGGCGACCTTCGGCCTGCCGGTCTTCCGCCACCCGGATGACGCCGGCGAAATCGCCCGACTGCTGCGTTCGGTCGCACAGTTCCCGGAGCGGACGCACATGATCGGCGCCTACGCTTTAGGCAAGGCGCAGCGGATCATCCGCCTGCTGCGCGAGGCCGGCTGGGAGCGAACGATCTATGTCCACGGCGCGCTGGAGCGGCTGAACGCGCTTTATGAGCGTCATGGCGTGGAGCTGGGGCCGCTCGCGCCGGCCACCATCGACAAGGCCGCCGGCAAGGCTGGTTTCGCCGGCGAGATCGTCATCGCCCCACCGTCCGCCCTCGCCGACCGCTGGAGCCGGCGGTTTCCCGAGCCCGTCGCCGCCTTCGCCTCGGGCTGGATGCAGGTGCGCGCCCGCGCCCGTCAGCGTGGCGTCGAACTGCCGCTGGTGATCTCAGACCACGCCGACTGGGATGAACTGACCGCCACGGTCGATGAGTTACGCCCGGGCGAGCTGTGGATCACCCACGGCCGCGAAGAGGCGCTGGCCCGCTGGGCGGAGCTGCACGGCGTGACCGCCCGCGCGCTGGCGCTGGTCGGCTATGAGGAAGAGGACGAGGACTAA